The Cucumis melo cultivar AY chromosome 6, USDA_Cmelo_AY_1.0, whole genome shotgun sequence genome includes a region encoding these proteins:
- the LOC103493375 gene encoding calcium-binding protein KRP1, with protein MAFSAEKSGFEDWLPTMAERLGGEGLIGELCNGFNLLMDREKGVIDFESLKRNAAALGLADLSDEDLRSMLREGDFDGDGALNQMEFCVLMFRLSPELMDESWFLLEEALHQEFKDFC; from the coding sequence ATGGCATTTTCCGCTGAGAAATCAGGATTCGAGGACTGGCTACCGACGATGGCAGAGAGGCTGGGCGGCGAGGGGCTCATCGGGGAGCTGTGCAATGGATTCAATCTTCTGATGGATAGAGAGAAGGGAGTGATTGATTTTGAGAGCCTGAAGAGGAACGCGGCGGCGCTAGGGCTGGCGGATCTAAGCGATGAGGATCTGAGATCAATGTTGAGGGAAGGGGATTTTGATGGTGATGGTGCTCTTAATCAGATGGAGTTTTGTGTTCTTATGTTTAGATTGAGCCCTGAATTGATGGATGAATCCTGGTTCTTGCTTGAGGAAGCTCTACATCAAGAATTCAAGGATTTTtgttga
- the LOC103493372 gene encoding diacylglycerol kinase 1-like isoform X4, which yields MEEFLFHVVSRSADRVKGKLLAMGSLMNEINLKDFYIPNYILSIGSEGESVSHLPVCPVIAFINSKSGGQLGGELLIRYRALLNKSQVFDLGESRPDKVLHQLYRNLGMLKDNGDLLAAHIEKNLRLIVAGGDGTASWLLGVVSDMKLPHPPSIATVPLGTGNNLHFSFGWGKKNPGTDSQSVESFLSQVRSAREMKIDSWHILMRMRSPKEGSSDSIAALELPHCLHAFHQDNWHVFRGGFWNYFSIGMDAQVSYAFHSERKLHPENFKNQLTNQKAYLKIACKQGWFVSPLCHPTSRNIANLVTVKIMKREGIWEDLVIPSSIRSIICLNLPSFSGGLDPWGDPSKNKLRHRYLTPPYVDDGLIEIVGFRNAWHGLVLLAPNGHGTRLGQGRRQKGFSWSFIKVQLTMLL from the exons ATGGAGGAATTTCTGTTTCATGTTGTGTCTCGTTCAGCGGACAGAGTTAAAGGAAA GCTTTTAGCTATGGGAAGTCTCATGAATGAAATTAACTTGAAGGACTTCTACATTCCAAACTATATTTTGTCAATTGGATCGGAGGGGGAAAGTGTTAGCCATCTCCCTGTTTGTCCAGTTATTGCTTTCATTAACTCCAAAAGTGGTGGTCAGCTGGGAGGTGAACTCCTTATCCGATACCGTGCTCTTCTCAATAAAAGTCAG GTTTTTGATCTGGGAGAGAGTCGCCCTGACAAGGTGCTACATCAACTTTATCGTAACCTTGGCATGCTCAAGGACAATGGAGACCTCTTGGCTGCTCATATTGAAAAGAATCTTAGATTAATC GTTGCAGGTGGAGATGGTACTGCAAGCTGGCTTCTGGGAGTCGTTTCTGACATGAAACTGCCTCATCCACCTTCAATTGCTACTGTGCCATTGGGAACGGGAAACAATCTTCACTTTTCCTTTGGATgg GGAAAGAAAAATCCTGGAACAGACAGTCAATCCGTTGAATCATTCTTGAGCCAAGTAAGGAGTGCAAGAGAAATGAAGATTGATAG CTGGCATATTCTCATGAGAATGCGAAGTCCAAAGGAAGGTTCTTCTGATTCTATTGCGGCTCTAGAACTCCCTCACTGTTTGCATGCATTCCATCAG GACAATTGGCATGTATTTCGTGGTGGATTTTGGAATTACTTCAGTATTG GAATGGATGCTCAGGTATCATATGCTTTTCACTCCGAGAGAAAGTTGCATCCTGAAAACTTTAAGAATCAATTGACCAATCAG AAAGCATATCTGAAGATTGCTTGTAAACAAGGATGGTTTGTTTCTCCTTTATGTCATCCTACTTCCAG GAACATAGCAAATCTTGTAACGGTAAAGATTATGAAGAGGGAAGGTATATGGGAGGACCTCGTGATTCCCTCAAG TATCAGATCTATAATTTGTCTTAATTTGCCAAGTTTTTCTGGTGGACTTGATCCTTGGGGAGATCCAAGCAAAAATAAATTACGTCAT AGATATCTAACTCCTCCATATGTGGATGATGGCCTTATTGAGATCGTTGGTTTTAGAAATGCTTGGCATGGACTCGTCCTACTTGCTCCAAATGGACATGGAACTCGTCTTGGTCAG
- the LOC103493372 gene encoding diacylglycerol kinase 1-like isoform X1 has translation MEEFLFHVVSRSADRVKGKLLAMGSLMNEINLKDFYIPNYILSIGSEGESVSHLPVCPVIAFINSKSGGQLGGELLIRYRALLNKSQVFDLGESRPDKVLHQLYRNLGMLKDNGDLLAAHIEKNLRLIVAGGDGTASWLLGVVSDMKLPHPPSIATVPLGTGNNLHFSFGWGKKNPGTDSQSVESFLSQVRSAREMKIDSWHILMRMRSPKEGSSDSIAALELPHCLHAFHQDNWHVFRGGFWNYFSIGMDAQVSYAFHSERKLHPENFKNQLTNQKAYLKIACKQGWFVSPLCHPTSRNIANLVTVKIMKREGIWEDLVIPSSIRSIICLNLPSFSGGLDPWGDPSKNKLRHRYLTPPYVDDGLIEIVGFRNAWHGLVLLAPNGHGTRLGQAKRVQFEFHKGAINHAFMRIDGEPWKQPLSVEDDKVSIEISHSGRVNMLANLPCRAKSVHDPSSTHSHSSKDYVDEDDEFTEEYEAVKKFGAASTFKYFDEADTVHYQ, from the exons ATGGAGGAATTTCTGTTTCATGTTGTGTCTCGTTCAGCGGACAGAGTTAAAGGAAA GCTTTTAGCTATGGGAAGTCTCATGAATGAAATTAACTTGAAGGACTTCTACATTCCAAACTATATTTTGTCAATTGGATCGGAGGGGGAAAGTGTTAGCCATCTCCCTGTTTGTCCAGTTATTGCTTTCATTAACTCCAAAAGTGGTGGTCAGCTGGGAGGTGAACTCCTTATCCGATACCGTGCTCTTCTCAATAAAAGTCAG GTTTTTGATCTGGGAGAGAGTCGCCCTGACAAGGTGCTACATCAACTTTATCGTAACCTTGGCATGCTCAAGGACAATGGAGACCTCTTGGCTGCTCATATTGAAAAGAATCTTAGATTAATC GTTGCAGGTGGAGATGGTACTGCAAGCTGGCTTCTGGGAGTCGTTTCTGACATGAAACTGCCTCATCCACCTTCAATTGCTACTGTGCCATTGGGAACGGGAAACAATCTTCACTTTTCCTTTGGATgg GGAAAGAAAAATCCTGGAACAGACAGTCAATCCGTTGAATCATTCTTGAGCCAAGTAAGGAGTGCAAGAGAAATGAAGATTGATAG CTGGCATATTCTCATGAGAATGCGAAGTCCAAAGGAAGGTTCTTCTGATTCTATTGCGGCTCTAGAACTCCCTCACTGTTTGCATGCATTCCATCAG GACAATTGGCATGTATTTCGTGGTGGATTTTGGAATTACTTCAGTATTG GAATGGATGCTCAGGTATCATATGCTTTTCACTCCGAGAGAAAGTTGCATCCTGAAAACTTTAAGAATCAATTGACCAATCAG AAAGCATATCTGAAGATTGCTTGTAAACAAGGATGGTTTGTTTCTCCTTTATGTCATCCTACTTCCAG GAACATAGCAAATCTTGTAACGGTAAAGATTATGAAGAGGGAAGGTATATGGGAGGACCTCGTGATTCCCTCAAG TATCAGATCTATAATTTGTCTTAATTTGCCAAGTTTTTCTGGTGGACTTGATCCTTGGGGAGATCCAAGCAAAAATAAATTACGTCAT AGATATCTAACTCCTCCATATGTGGATGATGGCCTTATTGAGATCGTTGGTTTTAGAAATGCTTGGCATGGACTCGTCCTACTTGCTCCAAATGGACATGGAACTCGTCTTGGTCAG GCAAAAAGGGTTCAGTTTGAGTTTCATAAAGGTGCAATTAACCATGCTTTTATGAGAATTGATGGGGAGCCATGGAAGCAACCCCTTTCTGTGGAAGATGACAAAGTGTCTATAGAAATTAGTCATTCTGGTAGAGTGAACATGCTCGCCAACCTACCTTGCCGAGCTAAAAGTGTGCATGACCCGTCTTCAACTCACAGTCATAGCAGCAAAGATTATGTTGACGAGGACGATGAATTTACAGAAGAATACGAGGCTGTAAAGAAGTTTGGTGCAGCTTCTACCTTTAAGTATTTTGACGAGGCCGACACAGTTCATTATCAATAG
- the LOC103493372 gene encoding diacylglycerol kinase 1-like isoform X2, translating into MGSLMNEINLKDFYIPNYILSIGSEGESVSHLPVCPVIAFINSKSGGQLGGELLIRYRALLNKSQVFDLGESRPDKVLHQLYRNLGMLKDNGDLLAAHIEKNLRLIVAGGDGTASWLLGVVSDMKLPHPPSIATVPLGTGNNLHFSFGWGKKNPGTDSQSVESFLSQVRSAREMKIDSWHILMRMRSPKEGSSDSIAALELPHCLHAFHQDNWHVFRGGFWNYFSIGMDAQVSYAFHSERKLHPENFKNQLTNQKAYLKIACKQGWFVSPLCHPTSRNIANLVTVKIMKREGIWEDLVIPSSIRSIICLNLPSFSGGLDPWGDPSKNKLRHRYLTPPYVDDGLIEIVGFRNAWHGLVLLAPNGHGTRLGQAKRVQFEFHKGAINHAFMRIDGEPWKQPLSVEDDKVSIEISHSGRVNMLANLPCRAKSVHDPSSTHSHSSKDYVDEDDEFTEEYEAVKKFGAASTFKYFDEADTVHYQ; encoded by the exons ATGGGAAGTCTCATGAATGAAATTAACTTGAAGGACTTCTACATTCCAAACTATATTTTGTCAATTGGATCGGAGGGGGAAAGTGTTAGCCATCTCCCTGTTTGTCCAGTTATTGCTTTCATTAACTCCAAAAGTGGTGGTCAGCTGGGAGGTGAACTCCTTATCCGATACCGTGCTCTTCTCAATAAAAGTCAG GTTTTTGATCTGGGAGAGAGTCGCCCTGACAAGGTGCTACATCAACTTTATCGTAACCTTGGCATGCTCAAGGACAATGGAGACCTCTTGGCTGCTCATATTGAAAAGAATCTTAGATTAATC GTTGCAGGTGGAGATGGTACTGCAAGCTGGCTTCTGGGAGTCGTTTCTGACATGAAACTGCCTCATCCACCTTCAATTGCTACTGTGCCATTGGGAACGGGAAACAATCTTCACTTTTCCTTTGGATgg GGAAAGAAAAATCCTGGAACAGACAGTCAATCCGTTGAATCATTCTTGAGCCAAGTAAGGAGTGCAAGAGAAATGAAGATTGATAG CTGGCATATTCTCATGAGAATGCGAAGTCCAAAGGAAGGTTCTTCTGATTCTATTGCGGCTCTAGAACTCCCTCACTGTTTGCATGCATTCCATCAG GACAATTGGCATGTATTTCGTGGTGGATTTTGGAATTACTTCAGTATTG GAATGGATGCTCAGGTATCATATGCTTTTCACTCCGAGAGAAAGTTGCATCCTGAAAACTTTAAGAATCAATTGACCAATCAG AAAGCATATCTGAAGATTGCTTGTAAACAAGGATGGTTTGTTTCTCCTTTATGTCATCCTACTTCCAG GAACATAGCAAATCTTGTAACGGTAAAGATTATGAAGAGGGAAGGTATATGGGAGGACCTCGTGATTCCCTCAAG TATCAGATCTATAATTTGTCTTAATTTGCCAAGTTTTTCTGGTGGACTTGATCCTTGGGGAGATCCAAGCAAAAATAAATTACGTCAT AGATATCTAACTCCTCCATATGTGGATGATGGCCTTATTGAGATCGTTGGTTTTAGAAATGCTTGGCATGGACTCGTCCTACTTGCTCCAAATGGACATGGAACTCGTCTTGGTCAG GCAAAAAGGGTTCAGTTTGAGTTTCATAAAGGTGCAATTAACCATGCTTTTATGAGAATTGATGGGGAGCCATGGAAGCAACCCCTTTCTGTGGAAGATGACAAAGTGTCTATAGAAATTAGTCATTCTGGTAGAGTGAACATGCTCGCCAACCTACCTTGCCGAGCTAAAAGTGTGCATGACCCGTCTTCAACTCACAGTCATAGCAGCAAAGATTATGTTGACGAGGACGATGAATTTACAGAAGAATACGAGGCTGTAAAGAAGTTTGGTGCAGCTTCTACCTTTAAGTATTTTGACGAGGCCGACACAGTTCATTATCAATAG